In one window of Frigoriglobus tundricola DNA:
- a CDS encoding efflux RND transporter permease subunit gives MKLTHFFIDRPRFATVLNVFVMLFGLATMTALPVAQYPNIVPPTVQITTSYPGASAETIARTVATPLEQAVNGVENMDYIISQSTSDGRLTITVIFKIGTDPNTALMLTRNRVQDALSRLPQEVQLQGVQVKKTIQALLLGVHVYSPDGSRSAEYMSNYMLRVREEIARLPGVSDFWMLGERQYAMRVWIDPDKAAISNISASEILAALRAQNAQVSAGVLNQPPVSSNAAWQINVEVLGRLATPDQFADIIVKSDAQGRVTRIRDIGRVELGSVDYGSIAYADRHVSAPWWVIATPEANVVEVEHAVWNKMAELKKNFPPGMDYINIYDPTTFVSQSIEAVIRTIFEAILLVVVVVYVFLQNWRATIIPVVAIPISLVGTFTILALFGASINNLSLFGLVLAVGIVVDDAIVVVENVERNMALGMSPKEAAHRSMDEVSGALIAIALTLCAVFGPTAFISGISGLFFKQFAITIAASTVISCFVSLTLSPALCAVLLKPHHAGHEKPRGLARIPRFAFGLFNTSFEWLSTRYGNLTGRFVRATGVMLVLYLGLIGLTGYQMSRMSTGFIPEQDIGYQAIIVMLPPGSSLDRTDKVVREVNEIALNTPGVKHTSPAVGFDVTTSTVAPNVGTVFTSLPSLYGEHIPGTSAAEMLPRLRERLAGIKDAYIIVVNPPAVQGLGAAGGFKLMLEDRGELGPQALAKATNDLVAAANQDPAFAGVFTLYNAGAPAVYADIDRLKAEKVGLTPPDVFSTLQLYLGSQYVNDFNYLGRTYQVIAQGDETFRRTPADIARLKVRNATGEMVPLGTVAAFKDKTSPYRVPRYNLYPAAEVLGAAAPGVSSGTAMKRLEALAKETLPPGVAFEWTELSHQQEQQGIPTIAIFAASALFVFLVLAAQYESWTTPLAIVLIVPMCLLAAMTGLNIRGMPIDILAQIGFVVLLGLAAKNAILIVEFAKQRQDEDGVEAGEAAVHAARMRLRPILMTSLAFIAGVAPLVVATGAGSEMRQSLGTAVFAGMLGVTAFGLLFTPAFYTIVSRFGGKKRAAPAPTASHETTVAG, from the coding sequence ATGAAACTGACGCACTTCTTCATCGACCGCCCGCGCTTCGCGACCGTGCTCAACGTCTTCGTCATGCTGTTCGGGCTGGCGACGATGACGGCCCTGCCGGTGGCCCAGTATCCGAACATCGTCCCGCCGACGGTCCAGATCACGACCTCGTACCCGGGTGCCTCTGCCGAGACCATCGCCCGCACCGTGGCCACCCCGCTCGAACAGGCGGTCAACGGCGTCGAGAACATGGACTACATCATCAGCCAGTCGACGAGCGACGGGCGGCTCACCATCACGGTCATCTTCAAGATCGGCACCGACCCGAACACGGCCCTCATGCTGACGCGGAACCGGGTCCAGGACGCGCTGTCCCGGCTGCCCCAGGAGGTCCAGCTCCAGGGCGTGCAGGTGAAGAAGACCATCCAGGCTTTGTTGCTCGGCGTCCACGTGTACTCGCCGGACGGGTCCCGGAGCGCCGAGTACATGTCCAACTACATGCTCCGCGTCCGGGAGGAGATCGCGCGGCTCCCGGGGGTGTCGGACTTCTGGATGCTGGGCGAGCGCCAGTACGCCATGCGGGTCTGGATCGACCCGGACAAGGCCGCCATCTCCAACATCAGCGCGAGCGAGATCCTGGCCGCGCTCCGCGCCCAGAACGCCCAGGTGTCGGCGGGCGTGCTGAACCAGCCGCCGGTCTCGAGCAACGCGGCCTGGCAGATCAACGTCGAGGTGCTCGGCCGGCTCGCCACCCCCGACCAGTTCGCCGACATCATCGTGAAATCGGACGCCCAGGGGCGCGTCACCCGCATCCGCGACATCGGCCGCGTCGAACTGGGCTCGGTGGACTACGGGTCCATCGCCTACGCGGACCGCCACGTGTCCGCCCCGTGGTGGGTCATCGCCACGCCCGAGGCGAACGTGGTCGAGGTGGAGCACGCGGTCTGGAACAAGATGGCGGAGCTCAAGAAGAACTTCCCGCCCGGCATGGATTACATCAACATCTACGACCCGACCACGTTCGTGAGCCAGTCGATCGAGGCCGTGATCCGCACCATCTTCGAGGCGATCCTCCTCGTGGTGGTCGTGGTGTACGTGTTCCTCCAGAACTGGCGGGCGACGATCATCCCGGTGGTCGCGATCCCGATCTCGCTCGTCGGCACCTTCACGATCCTCGCCCTGTTCGGCGCGTCGATCAACAACCTGTCGCTGTTCGGCCTGGTGCTGGCCGTGGGCATCGTGGTGGACGACGCTATCGTCGTGGTCGAGAACGTCGAGCGCAACATGGCCCTCGGCATGTCGCCCAAAGAGGCGGCGCACCGCTCGATGGACGAGGTGTCCGGGGCGCTCATCGCCATCGCCCTGACGCTGTGTGCCGTGTTCGGCCCGACGGCTTTCATCTCTGGCATCTCGGGGCTGTTCTTTAAACAATTTGCGATCACCATCGCCGCGTCCACCGTGATCTCGTGTTTCGTCTCCCTCACGCTCAGCCCGGCCCTCTGCGCGGTCCTGTTGAAGCCGCACCACGCGGGGCACGAGAAGCCCCGCGGCCTCGCTCGGATCCCGCGGTTCGCGTTCGGTCTCTTCAACACGAGCTTCGAGTGGCTGTCGACGCGGTACGGCAACCTGACCGGCCGGTTCGTCCGTGCGACCGGCGTCATGCTGGTGCTGTACCTCGGGCTGATCGGGCTGACCGGGTACCAGATGTCGCGGATGAGCACCGGGTTCATCCCGGAACAGGACATCGGGTACCAGGCCATCATCGTCATGCTGCCCCCGGGCTCGAGCCTCGACCGCACCGACAAGGTGGTTCGCGAGGTGAACGAGATCGCCCTGAACACCCCGGGCGTCAAGCACACGTCACCGGCGGTCGGGTTCGACGTGACGACCTCCACCGTCGCGCCCAACGTGGGCACGGTGTTCACCTCCCTGCCGTCGCTGTACGGCGAGCACATCCCCGGGACCAGCGCCGCGGAGATGCTGCCCCGGCTACGCGAGCGGCTGGCCGGCATCAAGGACGCTTACATCATCGTGGTCAACCCGCCCGCGGTGCAGGGGCTGGGGGCGGCCGGCGGGTTCAAGCTGATGCTCGAGGATCGGGGCGAGTTGGGGCCGCAGGCCCTCGCCAAGGCGACCAACGACCTCGTAGCGGCGGCCAACCAGGACCCGGCCTTTGCCGGCGTCTTCACCCTCTACAACGCGGGCGCGCCGGCCGTGTACGCCGACATCGACCGGCTGAAGGCCGAGAAGGTGGGCCTGACCCCGCCCGACGTGTTCTCCACGCTCCAGCTCTACCTCGGGTCGCAGTACGTGAACGACTTCAACTACCTGGGCCGCACGTACCAAGTCATCGCGCAGGGGGACGAGACGTTCCGCCGGACCCCGGCGGACATCGCCCGGCTCAAGGTCCGCAACGCGACCGGCGAGATGGTGCCGCTCGGCACGGTGGCCGCCTTCAAGGACAAGACCTCGCCGTACCGGGTGCCCCGGTACAACCTGTACCCGGCGGCCGAGGTCCTGGGCGCGGCGGCCCCCGGGGTCTCTTCGGGCACGGCCATGAAGCGCTTGGAGGCGCTGGCCAAGGAGACGCTCCCGCCCGGGGTCGCGTTCGAGTGGACCGAGCTCTCGCACCAGCAGGAGCAGCAGGGCATCCCGACGATCGCGATCTTCGCGGCGTCCGCCCTGTTCGTGTTCCTCGTGCTCGCGGCCCAGTACGAGAGCTGGACGACCCCGCTGGCGATCGTGCTGATCGTGCCCATGTGCCTGCTCGCGGCGATGACCGGGCTCAACATCCGGGGCATGCCAATCGACATCCTGGCCCAGATCGGGTTCGTGGTACTGCTCGGGCTGGCGGCCAAGAACGCAATCCTAATCGTGGAGTTCGCGAAGCAGCGGCAGGACGAGGACGGCGTCGAGGCGGGTGAGGCGGCGGTCCACGCCGCGCGGATGCGGCTCCGCCCGATCCTGATGACCTCCCTCGCCTTTATCGCCGGCGTGGCCCCGCTCGTCGTGGCGACCGGGGCCGGGTCGGAAATGCGGCAGTCGCTC
- a CDS encoding efflux RND transporter periplasmic adaptor subunit — protein sequence MENTINTRESGSPNAAPNSGWRVIKTWLGVGVVVAGSAAAAVWNKEAFAAATEKPAPPAPPLVSVAVSPPLQHDVEAKLQFLGQFSGVEHLEIRAQVGGTLAQISFKDGDVVKKGDLLFVIDPEPYEIRLSQAKAQLESAKARVELAEREMERAETSIRAGVDSRQTYDQRVAERHVAVAAVAAAEALIRDARFDLGRTRITAPFSGRIGTHLVSVGNLIAGSRAAGSPTTLLATLVSLESVYLNFDMSEADYMAFLRARGSQPSPLADTVEISLSDETTFSRTGTLDFLDNALNRSSGTIRARATVPNSDLLLRPGGFARVRVALGPAAPGLLVPDSAVLPDQSQHVVMTVGTDGTVAPKVVKVGDLRGGLRVVRSGLDPTDRVVVEGIPTVRPGQKVATTAGAIRLNPGRD from the coding sequence ATGGAAAACACAATCAACACGCGAGAATCCGGGTCGCCGAACGCGGCCCCGAACTCGGGCTGGCGGGTCATCAAAACGTGGCTCGGCGTGGGGGTCGTGGTCGCCGGGAGTGCGGCCGCCGCCGTCTGGAACAAGGAGGCGTTCGCGGCCGCGACCGAAAAGCCCGCCCCGCCCGCACCCCCGCTGGTGTCCGTCGCCGTCAGCCCGCCCCTCCAGCACGACGTCGAGGCGAAACTGCAGTTCCTGGGTCAGTTCTCGGGCGTGGAACACCTGGAGATCCGCGCCCAGGTCGGCGGCACGCTCGCCCAGATCAGCTTCAAGGACGGCGACGTCGTGAAGAAGGGCGACCTGCTGTTCGTCATCGACCCGGAGCCCTACGAGATCCGGTTGAGCCAGGCCAAGGCCCAGCTCGAGAGCGCGAAGGCGCGGGTCGAGCTCGCGGAACGCGAGATGGAACGGGCCGAGACGTCCATCCGCGCCGGCGTCGACTCCCGCCAGACCTACGACCAGCGGGTCGCGGAGCGCCACGTGGCGGTCGCCGCGGTGGCCGCCGCCGAGGCACTGATCCGGGACGCCCGGTTCGACCTGGGCCGCACCCGCATCACCGCCCCGTTCTCGGGTCGCATCGGCACCCACCTCGTCTCGGTCGGCAACCTGATCGCCGGCAGCCGCGCGGCGGGCAGCCCCACCACCCTCCTCGCCACGCTCGTGTCTCTGGAGTCGGTCTACCTGAACTTCGACATGAGCGAGGCCGACTACATGGCCTTCCTCCGCGCCCGCGGGAGCCAGCCGTCGCCGCTCGCCGACACCGTGGAGATCTCCCTCAGCGACGAGACCACCTTCAGTCGCACGGGGACGCTGGACTTCCTCGACAACGCCCTCAACCGGTCGAGCGGCACGATCCGCGCCCGGGCCACCGTGCCCAACTCCGACCTGCTCCTGCGGCCGGGCGGCTTCGCCCGCGTCCGCGTGGCGCTGGGGCCGGCCGCGCCCGGCCTGCTCGTGCCCGACTCCGCGGTGCTGCCCGACCAGTCGCAGCACGTCGTGATGACGGTCGGGACGGACGGGACGGTGGCGCCCAAGGTCGTCAAGGTGGGCGACCTCCGGGGCGGACTGCGGGTCGTCCGGTCCGGGCTGGACCCCACCGACCGCGTGGTCGTCGAGGGCATTCCCACCGTCCGGCCGGGGCAGAAGGTTGCGACGACCGCCGGGGCGATCCGGTTGAACCCGGGTCGGGACTAA
- a CDS encoding TetR/AcrR family transcriptional regulator: MKKSKVETAKTRERIVQAAAQEFRRNGIQQTGVAEIMAAAGLTQGGFYRHFDSKDQLVAEACAASMSDRARAANTAAQLGDDAFLKHLEEFLSCENRDNWSRGCSLVFLGSELARADPDTRRAAAQGYTAIVDVMAKQSHAKDPAAAKAEAMFALSAMIGAVTLSRIVDDPELSVQILEVAKKILATIRTKAGPAKRPAAPK, translated from the coding sequence ATGAAGAAGTCGAAGGTCGAAACGGCGAAGACCCGGGAGCGGATCGTGCAGGCCGCGGCCCAGGAGTTCCGCCGCAACGGGATCCAGCAGACCGGCGTGGCGGAGATCATGGCCGCCGCCGGCCTCACACAGGGCGGCTTCTACCGCCACTTCGACTCGAAAGATCAGCTCGTCGCCGAGGCGTGTGCCGCGAGTATGAGCGACCGCGCGCGGGCGGCCAACACGGCCGCACAACTGGGCGACGACGCGTTCCTGAAGCACCTCGAAGAGTTCCTGTCGTGCGAGAACCGCGACAACTGGTCGAGGGGGTGCAGCCTCGTCTTCCTCGGGAGCGAGCTGGCCCGGGCCGACCCGGACACGCGGCGCGCGGCCGCACAGGGCTACACCGCGATCGTGGACGTCATGGCCAAACAGAGCCACGCCAAGGACCCGGCGGCGGCAAAGGCCGAGGCCATGTTCGCGCTGTCGGCCATGATCGGTGCGGTCACCCTGTCGCGGATCGTGGACGACCCGGAGCTGTCGGTCCAGATCCTCGAAGTGGCCAAGAAAATCTTGGCAACAATTCGAACCAAGGCGGGTCCGGCGAAGCGCCCGGCCGCGCCGAAATAG
- the mug gene encoding G/U mismatch-specific DNA glycosylase, whose translation MDGAIGYEPDVLAPNLDVIFCGINPAATAAAAGHNFSDPSNRFWPVLHLSGFTDERLDPRDERRLLEFGCGITAVVRRPAKRAGEVTPDEFRRARRGFEAKVRRYAPRSVAFLGKRAYCAMIGRPDVDWGLQPAFAGAVAWVLPNPSGLNRGFPLEALVRAYSELRQQLRTPRHPACRGAEGGPDLTQAPLTANPDIAKWIS comes from the coding sequence ATGGACGGTGCGATCGGGTACGAGCCGGACGTCCTTGCCCCGAACCTCGACGTGATTTTCTGCGGCATCAACCCGGCCGCGACCGCCGCGGCGGCGGGCCACAACTTTTCTGACCCGAGCAACCGCTTCTGGCCGGTGCTGCACCTCAGCGGGTTCACCGACGAGCGCCTCGACCCGCGGGACGAGCGCCGGCTGCTCGAGTTCGGGTGCGGCATCACCGCCGTCGTGCGCCGACCGGCCAAGCGGGCCGGCGAGGTGACGCCGGACGAGTTTAGACGGGCGCGGCGCGGGTTCGAGGCCAAGGTGCGGCGTTACGCCCCGCGTTCGGTCGCCTTCCTCGGGAAACGCGCGTACTGCGCCATGATCGGGCGGCCCGACGTCGATTGGGGGTTGCAGCCGGCGTTCGCGGGGGCGGTCGCGTGGGTTCTTCCCAACCCGAGCGGGCTCAACAGGGGGTTCCCGCTCGAAGCCCTTGTGAGGGCTTATTCGGAGCTGCGGCAGCAGCTTCGCACGCCCCGTCATCCGGCGTGCCGGGGAGCGGAGGGAGGTCCGGACCTCACCCAAGCACCCCTAACCGCGAATCCCGACATAGCGAAATGGATCTCGTGA
- a CDS encoding methylated-DNA--[protein]-cysteine S-methyltransferase, translating into MSYVHKSMKSPIGELTLVGSDRGLVAVLWEDEDPRRVPIPTGPEDANHPVLLETERQLGQYFAGTRKEFTVPLDFVVGTPFQQRVWRALLDIPFGETRSYADLARQLGRPKAVRAVGAANGKNPIAIIGPCHRVIGTSGKLTGYAGGLAAKALLLRLEGVAGDALNTRYVA; encoded by the coding sequence ATGAGCTACGTCCACAAGTCGATGAAATCTCCCATCGGCGAGCTCACGCTCGTGGGGAGCGATCGCGGGTTGGTGGCGGTCCTCTGGGAAGACGAGGACCCGCGCCGGGTGCCGATCCCGACCGGTCCGGAAGACGCCAACCACCCGGTGCTCCTCGAAACGGAGCGGCAACTCGGCCAGTACTTCGCGGGCACTCGCAAAGAGTTCACGGTCCCGCTCGACTTCGTCGTCGGCACCCCGTTCCAGCAACGGGTGTGGCGGGCGCTGCTCGACATCCCGTTCGGCGAGACCCGCAGTTACGCCGACCTCGCGCGGCAGCTCGGGCGGCCCAAGGCCGTCCGCGCGGTGGGCGCGGCCAACGGGAAGAACCCCATCGCGATCATCGGCCCGTGCCACCGGGTGATCGGCACGTCCGGCAAGCTGACGGGGTACGCGGGCGGGCTCGCCGCGAAGGCGCTTCTGCTCCGACTGGAGGGCGTGGCCGGTGACGCCCTCAACACCCGGTACGTGGCGTGA
- a CDS encoding SDR family NAD(P)-dependent oxidoreductase, with amino-acid sequence MATSSTDRKVLVVTGASRGLGDGFVQAYRARGWRVVGNSRSIRQSGDPDYVTVPGDIGEPAIARTLIETAVRCFGRVDTLINNAGIWRPGAITTISEELYRRVMATNLDSVFFTTQAAVEVMQEQGTGGHIVQVSTSLVEHALQGVPAVLASLSKGACVAATRGLAMELAADKIRVNAVSLGIIRTPLHDPGSLEGKKSFAPLNRYGEVSDVVRAVLYLEDSDFVTGEISYIDGGRTAGH; translated from the coding sequence ATGGCCACGAGTAGCACGGACCGAAAGGTTCTCGTCGTAACGGGCGCGTCGCGGGGGCTTGGCGACGGGTTCGTTCAAGCGTACCGGGCGCGCGGCTGGCGCGTGGTCGGGAACTCGCGCTCGATCCGCCAGTCCGGGGACCCCGACTACGTCACGGTCCCCGGCGACATCGGCGAGCCCGCGATCGCTCGGACGCTGATCGAGACCGCGGTCCGGTGCTTCGGGCGCGTCGACACGCTCATCAACAACGCGGGCATCTGGCGCCCCGGCGCGATAACGACCATCAGCGAGGAGCTGTACCGGCGGGTGATGGCGACCAACCTCGACAGCGTCTTCTTCACCACCCAGGCGGCGGTGGAGGTGATGCAGGAACAGGGCACCGGCGGCCACATCGTCCAGGTCAGCACGAGCCTGGTCGAGCACGCCCTCCAGGGCGTACCGGCGGTCCTCGCGTCCCTGTCGAAGGGCGCGTGCGTCGCCGCGACCCGGGGCCTCGCGATGGAACTGGCCGCGGACAAGATCCGCGTGAACGCCGTCTCGCTCGGCATCATCCGAACGCCGCTGCACGACCCGGGGTCGCTCGAGGGGAAGAAGTCCTTCGCCCCGCTCAACCGGTACGGCGAGGTCTCCGACGTCGTTCGGGCGGTCTTGTACCTCGAAGACTCGGACTTCGTGACGGGCGAGATCTCGTACATCGACGGCGGCCGCACGGCGGGCCACTAA
- a CDS encoding SDR family oxidoreductase, with protein MRKTILITGASNGFGNDAAKALAAAGHHVFATMRDVNTRHRVPAEALRAKGIETLELDVTNNASVDAAFAALFQKTGGTLDVLVNNAGLFSQGVSETYTPEQVRDLFEVNVFGIQRVTRAALPAMRKTKSGLIVNVGSILGRVTIPFMGLYGASKHAVEALTDSYRYELSQLGVDVVLVQPSAYQTNLYAAIQKPADGGRAAGYGDVAALPGRFAEFLHGVFSSADAPDPQDVTKALVVLIATPAGQRPDRVLVGAPYGADAANAALKPIQGQLVSGIGFDVLSTLKVG; from the coding sequence TTGCGCAAAACGATCCTCATCACCGGTGCCTCGAACGGCTTCGGGAACGACGCGGCCAAGGCCCTGGCCGCGGCCGGGCACCACGTGTTCGCGACGATGCGCGACGTGAACACGCGCCACCGCGTCCCGGCCGAAGCGCTGCGGGCCAAGGGGATCGAGACGCTCGAACTCGACGTCACGAACAACGCGAGCGTCGACGCGGCCTTCGCGGCCCTGTTCCAGAAGACGGGCGGGACGCTCGACGTCCTCGTCAACAACGCCGGCCTGTTCTCGCAGGGCGTCTCGGAAACGTACACCCCCGAGCAGGTGCGCGACCTGTTCGAGGTCAACGTGTTCGGCATCCAGCGGGTCACCCGCGCCGCGCTGCCCGCTATGCGCAAAACCAAGTCGGGCCTGATCGTCAACGTCGGCTCGATCCTCGGCCGCGTCACCATCCCGTTCATGGGCCTCTACGGTGCGTCCAAGCACGCGGTGGAGGCGCTGACCGACAGCTACCGGTACGAGCTCTCGCAGCTCGGCGTCGACGTCGTGCTGGTCCAGCCGAGCGCGTACCAGACCAACCTGTACGCCGCGATCCAGAAGCCCGCGGACGGGGGCCGGGCGGCGGGGTACGGCGACGTCGCCGCCCTCCCGGGCCGGTTCGCCGAGTTCCTCCACGGCGTCTTCAGCAGCGCCGACGCGCCCGACCCGCAGGACGTGACGAAAGCCCTCGTCGTGCTGATCGCGACGCCCGCCGGCCAGCGCCCGGACCGCGTCCTGGTCGGGGCGCCTTACGGGGCCGACGCGGCCAACGCGGCCCTCAAACCGATCCAGGGGCAGCTCGTCTCCGGAATCGGGTTCGACGTCCTTTCAACGCTGAAAGTCGGCTGA
- a CDS encoding isochorismatase family protein, producing the protein MFTFTHRNPEMRLDKKRTALVLADIQNEFLAETGSYYPMIADSLKAHKVLDHLEELMKCAQEHGYYVIHSPHYYYPTDRQWVAAGGAIADYLANLPAGFVGRKDPVDLDGFNGSGADYPERYKKYLMDGKTANTSPHKGLSCHSNDLIKQLRMRHVEQAIVAGPVGNLCLENHVRDLIEAGFEIAVVRDAIAGGRNEEGDAYQAAMVNYRFMCNAIWTTEETVNRMKAAT; encoded by the coding sequence GTGTTTACATTCACCCACCGCAACCCCGAGATGCGGCTCGACAAGAAGCGCACGGCCCTGGTGCTGGCGGACATCCAGAACGAGTTCCTGGCGGAAACCGGCAGCTACTACCCGATGATCGCGGACAGCCTGAAGGCTCACAAGGTGCTCGACCACCTCGAGGAGCTGATGAAGTGCGCGCAGGAGCACGGCTACTACGTGATCCACTCGCCGCACTACTACTACCCGACCGACCGCCAGTGGGTCGCCGCGGGGGGCGCGATCGCGGACTACCTCGCGAACCTCCCCGCGGGCTTCGTCGGCCGCAAGGACCCCGTCGACCTGGACGGGTTCAACGGGTCCGGGGCCGACTACCCGGAGCGGTACAAGAAGTACCTCATGGACGGGAAGACGGCCAACACGTCGCCCCACAAGGGCCTGTCGTGCCACTCGAACGATCTCATCAAGCAGCTCCGCATGCGGCACGTCGAGCAGGCGATCGTGGCGGGGCCGGTCGGGAACCTGTGCCTGGAAAACCACGTGCGCGACCTCATCGAAGCCGGGTTCGAGATCGCGGTGGTGCGCGACGCCATCGCTGGCGGGCGGAACGAAGAGGGCGACGCCTACCAGGCCGCGATGGTCAACTACCGCTTCATGTGCAACGCGATCTGGACCACCGAAGAGACGGTCAACCGCATGAAGGCGGCCACCTGA
- a CDS encoding isocitrate lyase/PEP mutase family protein codes for MSQREKAAQFAALHVKGSPVVLYNAWDAGSAKAVAEAGAKAVATSSWAVAEAQGYRDGEHIPLELVERVVARIAGAIDVPVTADFEGGYSEDSDAVAENVSRLIDLGVVGINFEDRVVKGTGLYPGYRQVCRIEAIRGAAEKKGVGLFINARTDLFLGQTGDPARSIDEALKRARAYADAGASGFFVPGLRDEALIGRICDGVSLPVNVLVMDGVPPKERLAALGVARISYGHLPYVAAMSAVKEAALRALS; via the coding sequence ATGAGCCAGCGCGAAAAGGCCGCACAGTTCGCGGCCCTCCACGTCAAAGGGTCCCCGGTGGTGCTTTACAACGCCTGGGACGCCGGCTCGGCCAAGGCCGTAGCCGAAGCGGGCGCGAAGGCCGTCGCGACCAGCAGTTGGGCCGTCGCGGAGGCACAGGGCTACCGGGACGGCGAACACATCCCGCTCGAACTGGTGGAGCGGGTCGTCGCACGCATCGCGGGCGCGATCGACGTCCCCGTGACCGCGGACTTCGAAGGCGGCTACAGCGAGGACAGCGACGCGGTGGCCGAAAACGTGTCGCGGCTCATCGACCTCGGGGTGGTCGGGATCAACTTCGAGGACCGCGTCGTGAAGGGCACCGGCCTGTACCCGGGCTACCGCCAGGTGTGCCGGATCGAGGCCATCCGCGGGGCCGCCGAGAAGAAGGGCGTCGGGCTCTTCATCAACGCGCGCACGGACCTGTTCCTCGGGCAGACGGGCGACCCCGCCAGGTCGATCGACGAAGCCCTGAAGCGCGCGCGGGCCTACGCCGACGCGGGCGCGTCCGGCTTCTTCGTGCCCGGGTTACGCGACGAGGCCCTGATCGGCCGCATCTGCGACGGCGTTTCGCTTCCGGTCAACGTCCTGGTGATGGACGGCGTGCCTCCGAAGGAGCGACTGGCGGCCCTCGGGGTGGCCCGCATCAGCTACGGTCACCTCCCTTACGTCGCTGCGATGAGCGCGGTCAAGGAGGCCGCCCTCCGAGCCCTCTCGTGA